Within the Salvia hispanica cultivar TCC Black 2014 chromosome 4, UniMelb_Shisp_WGS_1.0, whole genome shotgun sequence genome, the region tGATATATAATCTTTCAGGGCTGCTAATTGtatgtttatctttttaatgtttttctggtcttttttttctatagaAAAAAGGAGGAAGATGCTCATTGCAGGAGCGACAATAGGATCTTTTTTCCTCTTGGCAGCAATCACAATTCTCGTCTTTGTGATCTACAAAATCATCAAGGACCGCGAGAATAGGAAGAAGGTAGAGGGCTTTCTGGAAGACTACAGAGCCCTCAAGCCCACCAGATTCTGCTACTCCGACATAAGAAAGATCACCAACCAATTCAGCGAAAAGCTAGGGGAAGGCGGCTACGGAGTCGTCTACAAGGGCAAGCTCTCGACGGAGATAAGCGTCGCTGTCAAAGTCCTCAACAACTCCAAAGAAAACGGAGAGGAGTTCGTGAACGAGGTCAAGACCATCGGTCGGATCCACCACGTTAATGTGGTTCGTTTGGTAGGATTTTGCGCAGAGGGATTCAGAAGGGTCCTCGTCTACGAGTTCCTACCAAACGAATCACTTGAGAAGTTTATCTTCCAGTCTGAGTCGAAGAGAGCTTCGCTGAGCTGGGAGAGGCTTCTTGAAATCGCGCTAGGGATAGCCAAAGGCGTGGAGTATCTACACCAAGGGTGTGATCAACAAATTCTCCATTTCGACATCAAGCCTCACAATATCTTGCTAGACCAAAATTTCAGCCCCAAGGTGTCTGATTTTGGTCTAGCGAAGCTCTGCTCCAAGGAGCAGAGTGCTGTGACTATGACAGCTGCTCGGGGCACGATGGGGTACATTGCCCCTGAGCTGCTGTCGAGGACATTTGGGAGGGTGTCGTATAAGTCGGATGTTTATAGCTTTGGGATGTTGTTGCTTGAGATGGTTGGGGGAAGGAAGAATGTGGATCTTGATATAAATAATAGCAAGGTTTATTTTCCACAGTGGATATATAATCATTTGAATCTTGGTGATGAGTTTTGGGTGCATGTTGAGGAAGGTGAGAAGGGGAATATAGCAAGGAAGTTAACTATTGTTGGGCTGCATTGTATTCAGTGGTATCCGGCGGATCGACCGTCGATGAAAGCGGTGGTTCAGATGCTCGAGGGAGACGGAACGGATCTCGTGATGCCGCCAAACCCGTTCCCTACTACAAATGCCACTCATTTGGTTGCAGGGATACCTCAAGCACCTTTCCAAATAGAGTTGCCACTCATATTAGAAAGTGAGAGTGAGAACGGTGCCATTGCCTAAACAATATCTATTCCAGGGGCTTCTTaccttcttattttttttcctacttttcacttttgtttttctttctttttgtcTTTGTATCGAACGGTGAAATGTTATGTAGATTGACTAGTTGGAGAAAATTTCTGTGTGTTTTAGTGAAGTgaacatgtatatatatagatatgtgTGTGTTGTTCATATATAGTATTCTCATCGTTACTCTCAAGtaagttttagttatttaagtttttttttaaaattatggtGAGAACATTACGTTTCAAATGGTGAAACTCTATAAAATAgcatattgaaaattttcagctgaaaatgtgaaacaaaataaaactttaacTCATTGACGATATGTATAATGTAAACGAAAGATCTTGAGGTTTGAAGGGAATCAAATCAGAAACAAACTTTATGGACTGTACTCTTCTTTGTGAACACACTtgtatactattatttatgttaataaaCAATGATTAGActagattttaaaattgtctTTAGTCAAACTAAGAAATGGTCGGCAAATGGGCCCTCGTCAACTTTAGTGAGCGTTTACTTGTCATAACTGACAAGATATccaaatcaatatattttctcCAGTATTAGAACATCTTCAATTCCATATTATGAATctaagtaaaattaattttaaaagttaatttcTAACAATGGCGCTTCaaattatttactaaaatttgatttgtttcaaaatgattattaaattatgataaattgatTACTTCATCAGTAGACCTtcaaaaaccgccggttccgaaccTTTCTAACTATAGTGCttgtatcaaattattttaaaaaatttaaatcaattcaaaatgattattaaaatatggTAATTGATTACTCCATCAGTAGACATGAACACAATTCCAAAATCGCCGATTCCTATTCAAAACTGGCGGTTCACGGTTCAAaaaaatccttgaacatgaacCGGTCTGGCATGGTGTTCAGCGGTTCTAGTTCAAAAAACCACCGGTTTTGGGCCAAAACCGACGGTTCCAGTCCGGTTTGGCggttcaatttttatttaatatttttgtttttttggtttttatttatatataaaaagcgtataaataaaattccaacaatAAGGATGAAAGTTGCAACGAGACTACAAGTTACAGTTATAAGTTATACCGATTACAATTTTCAAAGTCTtgaagtattaaataatatacttataGAGACCTACAAAAAAGACTTGAAGTTTTGAGCAATAAACTTATAAGTATATACTCTTGATCGGCGAATGATATGTTTCTATATAACTAAATTGAGGATACATGTAACAATTCAATCTTAAatatttagtttagtttaaCAATCAATAATTTCGGTAGAATTATCAAAAGTTTTACGGATTTTGTCCTATAGAGAAGTCTCCTTCACCGATTagagtatatacaaatacaattatttaattgtgatttgtattttttaaagttgaaacaaatgaaaaaaaaacaaataaaggaaaaaggacttgagctcaacttaaatttaaaatttaagttgaggtGTCTATGTATCCTCAATGCTCAATTGCATTGGGGAATCAAAGCCCACGTAGTTCTCTTACCTTACTTACCTATTTGGCTTGGCCGGCGGTTGACGGTTGGCCTATGCTTCATCCCCGGTGTATTATTCGCATTCTTCCTCTACACGAGCGTcccaatttgatttttgttctCTCATGTCAGCTTTGGATTAAGCATCAAGTAACATCACGTTTTCCATATTTCTCGCGGAGAGGCTACTTCTTTTTTCGTCCAAGACACATGCTCCAACACTGAAAGCGGACTCGACGGCGACAGTGGAAgcagaatataaaaaaaatctccttGGCCATTGACGCAAGTATGAGAAAATCGTTCTTGTGTGTTCCCCACCAATCGAGGACATCAATTTGGGCGGGAGTAGGACCTTCATCATTAAAGAAAAGCGTGAATTGTTATATAAATCTAACTCACTTACCATACCTGCCGAGCTCCTTCCGCCAGTGCCGTAGCTGTATAGATCAACTAATTGTGATTACGCGTCGGGGTCATCATAATGAAATCTGAAGCCAAAATCAAGTTGTTGAGGGGTAGGCCTAGATCTGACTTGGTGGGTACTGTTATACTTGGTTTCATATTCGGTACAGAGAGCACGCATGTTATACTCGAAGGTATGTTGGACAACTAACCGGTTCAGGAGGTTTATTTGAAATGTTTCAGATAGGTTTACTCCCAATTCGTCATTGGTATCCTCTTACAATGCTTGAAGTGGACCAAGATCAATAATACTCAAGttgttataataaaaatctaaaatcttGAAGGTAACgactaatttccatttcagaTCCAAGACCTTTGCAATCAAAAACACCATTGGAATCACACTGAAATACTTAAGCCATTTGtcaatcatataatataacaCACACATCAATTAACCAGAAGATGTAGCATTTTTCATCGCTGTCTTAAAAGCAAGTGATATATACATGCAATGTTCTAAAATATGAACAGTTGTGCAATAATAAACATCAGATAATTCAACGGTcacatttttgtaaatttttgaaaaatttaaataaactcATGCTTCGCTCCCAACAACTATGCGACAGATATCAATCAGAAATGAGATGAgttctaaaaaaatcacacaaGCATCTTGATGCCCCAAagtaaaattcaaacaataatATGTCGA harbors:
- the LOC125223292 gene encoding rust resistance kinase Lr10-like, translating into MSVFSNFFFYILLVLHLLSALHSAEADACNNQQRCGRHSPQIRFPFGFKHNQNCSSYPGFEVYCSNGDTMLDLSSSINLKVKKIDYLSQRIILSDPQNCLARKFQDLNLSSSPFQFVTDNSNDNNGDGYIVFNCSSSIRDLQFRVPCLSSGSVYEFYAVSNSSYMDSVSLTNCTSYHNVPNVPSYVFAKNDVVMNWSEPACGANCEALGKSCAPSNVSTTNVICVNRPLSDKEKRRKMLIAGATIGSFFLLAAITILVFVIYKIIKDRENRKKVEGFLEDYRALKPTRFCYSDIRKITNQFSEKLGEGGYGVVYKGKLSTEISVAVKVLNNSKENGEEFVNEVKTIGRIHHVNVVRLVGFCAEGFRRVLVYEFLPNESLEKFIFQSESKRASLSWERLLEIALGIAKGVEYLHQGCDQQILHFDIKPHNILLDQNFSPKVSDFGLAKLCSKEQSAVTMTAARGTMGYIAPELLSRTFGRVSYKSDVYSFGMLLLEMVGGRKNVDLDINNSKVYFPQWIYNHLNLGDEFWVHVEEGEKGNIARKLTIVGLHCIQWYPADRPSMKAVVQMLEGDGTDLVMPPNPFPTTNATHLVAGIPQAPFQIELPLILESESENGAIA